One segment of Alistipes finegoldii DSM 17242 DNA contains the following:
- a CDS encoding ArdC family protein, protein MFRQCKAPAQEYKVCNKSMGHSQVLEKVSAHIAELLVLKIESMTQTWQKPWFYGQGLLPCNITGKRYAGTNLLTLLMLTEVKGYRTPVFLTFRQAKERGLTVRKGSKQFPVVFWKPFYQANNPTDGQRRYLTVEEYNALPESARAEYVLRFSLRYYPVLNLDQTDFEERFPEQWQKLLERQSMTPRPSGSVHPVLERLLAAQSWVCPILQKSGDAAFYSPCDDRIVLPRQEQFHDLEAFYSTMLHEMAHSTGSAGRLDRHLGEPSTAAYGREELVAEFSAALVGLGLGVSSGIRAENVAYLKAWLRELREKPAFIFSVLSDVQQVVRFFEEELCMRLFDTAPAENGA, encoded by the coding sequence GTGTTTCGGCAGTGTAAAGCTCCGGCGCAGGAGTATAAAGTCTGCAACAAATCAATGGGACATTCACAGGTTCTCGAAAAGGTCTCGGCGCACATCGCCGAGCTGCTGGTCTTGAAAATCGAATCCATGACTCAAACGTGGCAAAAGCCGTGGTTCTACGGCCAGGGCCTCCTTCCCTGCAACATCACGGGTAAGAGGTATGCCGGCACGAACCTTTTGACGCTGCTCATGCTTACGGAAGTCAAGGGTTACCGGACTCCGGTATTCCTGACCTTTCGTCAGGCCAAAGAACGCGGCCTGACGGTCAGGAAGGGCTCCAAACAGTTCCCGGTGGTATTCTGGAAACCTTTTTACCAGGCGAATAATCCGACCGACGGTCAGCGCCGGTATCTTACGGTCGAGGAATACAACGCCTTGCCCGAAAGCGCCCGCGCCGAGTATGTACTGCGCTTCAGTTTACGCTATTATCCGGTTCTGAACCTCGATCAGACGGATTTCGAGGAGCGCTTCCCGGAACAGTGGCAGAAGCTCCTGGAGCGTCAGTCGATGACGCCACGTCCGTCGGGGAGCGTGCACCCCGTACTTGAGCGGCTGCTTGCCGCGCAGTCGTGGGTCTGCCCGATCCTCCAGAAGTCGGGAGATGCAGCCTTCTACTCTCCCTGTGACGATAGGATCGTCCTGCCGCGCCAGGAGCAGTTTCACGACCTGGAAGCCTTCTACTCGACCATGCTGCACGAAATGGCCCACTCGACCGGCTCGGCGGGCCGTCTCGACCGCCATTTGGGCGAGCCGTCGACGGCGGCTTACGGCCGCGAGGAGTTGGTCGCAGAGTTCTCGGCGGCCCTGGTTGGCCTCGGCCTGGGCGTGTCGAGCGGCATTCGGGCCGAGAACGTAGCTTACCTGAAGGCTTGGCTGAGGGAGCTGCGCGAGAAACCGGCCTTTATCTTCTCGGTATTGAGCGACGTGCAGCAGGTCGTTCGCTTCTTCGAAGAAGAGCTGTGCATGAGGCTTTTCGATACGGCTCCGGCCGAGAATGGGGCATAG
- a CDS encoding LPD29 domain-containing protein: MKNDSNNAAKQMIARYPDLKPYPKSAAENLRRELRAVFPQITFSVRYKSFSGGDEITVSYEDGPKVEEVEAIANKYAYDSSQCDAMTDYYDYRPTEFTRIFGGAKFVLIRRDMSDRVRADLCCKAVEIAPDLADGRNVRREELFSPGEMCASVELFEATRGLCWVSADSIARNLFNKMSFA; this comes from the coding sequence ATGAAAAACGATTCTAACAATGCAGCAAAACAAATGATTGCCCGGTATCCTGACCTGAAACCGTACCCGAAGAGTGCCGCGGAGAATCTGCGCCGCGAATTGCGGGCCGTATTTCCGCAAATTACATTCTCGGTTCGTTATAAATCTTTTTCCGGAGGTGATGAGATAACAGTATCATATGAAGACGGGCCAAAGGTTGAAGAGGTCGAGGCGATCGCTAATAAATACGCCTATGATTCGAGTCAATGCGATGCTATGACCGATTATTACGATTACCGTCCAACGGAATTCACCCGAATTTTTGGCGGTGCAAAGTTTGTGCTGATTCGCCGAGATATGAGCGATCGTGTACGTGCCGATCTGTGTTGCAAAGCGGTAGAGATCGCTCCGGATCTGGCCGACGGTAGAAACGTACGGCGCGAAGAGCTTTTTAGTCCTGGCGAAATGTGTGCCAGTGTCGAATTATTTGAGGCTACTCGCGGGTTGTGCTGGGTTTCAGCCGATTCGATAGCCCGTAATTTATTCAACAAAATGAGTTTTGCGTAG
- a CDS encoding DNA cytosine methyltransferase, whose product MNSNDKIRLLYIDLFCGAGGTSTGVHLARHGGDPCAKVIACVNHDANAIASHAANHPDALHYTEDIRTLELGPLAAHAARMRRQYPDAFVVLWASLECTNFSRAKGGLPRDADSRTLAEHLFRYIEALNPDYIQIENVEEFMSWGDLDERGKPVSRDAGRLYRKWIDNVRGYGYDFGHRILNAADFGAYTSRRRFFGIFARRGLPIVFPKPTHTKNPAQGDLFGQQLRKWRPVREVLDLEDEGESIFDRKRPLVEASLARIHAGLVKFLAGGREAFLVKYNSMNHSGKYVAPGIDEPCPTVATQNRLGVAKVYYLCKHFGGSPEGKCTAVDAPAGAITCRDHHAFVSAYYGNGFNSSIERPSPTVTTKDRFQLVRPFFANYYSGGGQTSGTDGPAPAVMTNPKQRLVTPWIMNTNFSNVGSSLDAPAQTATANRKWQYLMNPQFASAGAATDRPCFTLIARMDKRPPRLVTAVADGEALPSFIRLEDETLVYEIYPEDTPMLVQIKEFMALYGLVDIRMRMLRIPELKRIMGFPENYVLIGTQEEQKKFIGNAVEVNMARVLCEALVAKLYELNIVPQRFAA is encoded by the coding sequence ATGAATTCAAACGATAAAATCCGACTTTTGTACATCGACCTTTTCTGCGGTGCGGGCGGCACCTCGACCGGGGTACACCTTGCGCGGCACGGCGGAGATCCTTGCGCCAAGGTGATCGCCTGCGTGAACCACGACGCCAACGCCATCGCTTCGCACGCTGCCAACCACCCCGATGCGCTGCACTACACGGAGGACATCCGTACGCTGGAGTTGGGGCCACTCGCGGCCCATGCGGCCCGGATGCGCCGCCAGTATCCGGATGCCTTCGTCGTCCTCTGGGCCTCGCTGGAGTGTACGAACTTCTCGCGGGCCAAAGGCGGCCTTCCGCGCGACGCTGATAGCCGCACGCTGGCCGAACACCTGTTCCGCTACATCGAGGCGCTGAACCCCGATTACATCCAGATCGAGAACGTGGAGGAGTTTATGTCGTGGGGTGATCTGGACGAGCGGGGCAAGCCCGTCAGCAGGGATGCCGGGCGACTGTACCGGAAATGGATCGACAACGTGCGGGGCTACGGGTACGACTTCGGCCACCGCATCCTGAACGCCGCCGACTTCGGGGCGTACACTTCCCGCCGGCGGTTCTTCGGGATCTTCGCCCGCCGCGGCCTTCCGATCGTCTTTCCGAAACCGACTCACACCAAGAACCCGGCACAGGGCGACCTGTTCGGTCAGCAGCTTCGCAAGTGGCGGCCAGTCCGGGAAGTCCTCGACCTTGAGGACGAGGGCGAGTCGATCTTCGACCGGAAGCGGCCGCTGGTCGAGGCATCGCTTGCCCGCATCCACGCGGGGCTGGTGAAGTTCCTCGCCGGCGGGCGCGAAGCGTTCCTCGTCAAATACAACTCGATGAACCACTCCGGGAAGTATGTTGCACCCGGCATCGACGAACCGTGCCCGACCGTGGCGACGCAGAACCGCCTCGGCGTAGCCAAGGTGTACTACCTCTGCAAGCACTTCGGCGGGTCTCCGGAGGGGAAATGCACAGCCGTCGATGCGCCCGCGGGCGCGATCACCTGCCGCGATCACCACGCCTTCGTCTCGGCCTACTACGGCAACGGGTTCAACTCGTCGATCGAGCGGCCGTCACCGACGGTTACGACGAAAGACCGTTTTCAACTGGTGCGTCCGTTCTTCGCCAACTACTATTCCGGCGGCGGCCAGACGTCAGGAACGGACGGCCCGGCTCCGGCCGTCATGACGAACCCGAAGCAGCGGCTCGTCACGCCGTGGATCATGAACACCAACTTCAGCAACGTCGGCAGTTCGCTCGATGCTCCGGCCCAGACCGCGACTGCCAACCGCAAATGGCAATACCTGATGAACCCGCAGTTCGCCTCGGCGGGTGCCGCTACCGATCGGCCGTGTTTCACGCTGATTGCCCGGATGGACAAGCGGCCTCCGCGGCTGGTGACGGCCGTAGCGGACGGCGAGGCGCTGCCCTCGTTCATCAGGCTGGAGGACGAAACGTTGGTTTACGAGATTTACCCGGAAGATACGCCGATGCTGGTGCAGATAAAGGAGTTCATGGCGCTGTACGGACTGGTGGACATCCGGATGCGGATGCTTCGTATCCCGGAACTGAAGCGGATCATGGGCTTCCCGGAGAACTACGTACTGATCGGCACGCAGGAAGAGCAGAAAAAATTTATCGGCAACGCCGTCGAAGTGAACATGGCGCGGGTTCTCTGCGAGGCGCTGGTGGCGAAACTTTACGAGTTGAACATCGTGCCGCAGCGCTTTGCGGCGTAA
- a CDS encoding helix-turn-helix domain-containing protein produces the protein MRKLPGHFCVVRMRLLLEPGQKEQKCTAPQKLDTFGVFFMKYNYEIRLKAVKLVLEGGLSVREAGCHLGCGRSQVHLWVTLFERHGLAGLKLRHGSYSAEFKLSVLKHMHQNHLSLLETAVHFGIPGPFVIRQWERLYQNQGAEGLRRKPQRRRPAMSKSKTKKVKLKTTPHEELLKELEYLRAENAYLKKLQALVEERIVRESGKEPKPSKD, from the coding sequence ATGCGCAAGCTGCCGGGGCATTTTTGTGTTGTCCGCATGCGTCTCCTTTTGGAACCGGGCCAAAAGGAGCAAAAGTGTACTGCACCCCAAAAGTTGGACACTTTTGGGGTGTTTTTTATGAAATATAATTATGAGATTCGTTTAAAGGCCGTAAAACTGGTACTCGAAGGCGGACTTTCGGTTAGGGAAGCCGGATGTCACTTGGGCTGTGGCCGCTCGCAAGTTCACTTGTGGGTAACATTATTCGAGCGCCATGGCCTTGCCGGCCTTAAGCTGCGCCACGGTAGCTACAGTGCAGAATTTAAGTTGTCAGTTTTGAAGCATATGCACCAAAATCATCTATCTTTGCTGGAGACAGCAGTGCATTTCGGCATTCCGGGCCCTTTTGTTATTCGTCAATGGGAGCGGCTCTATCAAAACCAAGGTGCTGAAGGCCTGCGGCGTAAACCGCAAAGAAGGAGGCCGGCCATGAGTAAATCGAAGACTAAAAAAGTCAAACTCAAAACGACTCCGCACGAAGAGTTGCTTAAGGAACTGGAGTATCTTCGTGCCGAGAATGCTTACTTAAAAAAATTGCAGGCCTTAGTCGAGGAGCGCATTGTCCGCGAGAGCGGGAAAGAGCCCAAGCCATCGAAGGACTAA
- a CDS encoding IS3 family transposase, translating into MAGLSRGAHCPRERERAQAIEGLRPQCRLSVLLKAAGMARSTFYYHFRKSKQPDKYAREKESIIRLYHEHKGRYGYRRITVEMNKIGYAINHKTVLKLMNICGIKSQVRLRKYCSYKGQIGRIAPNLLQRDFAAEKPNQKWVTDLTEFSVCGVKLYLSPIMDLYNREIISYKIAERPNFMQIMKMLDDAFARIPDSPGIVLHSDQGWQYQMKQYQLRLRQKGITQSMSRKGNCLDNAAMESFFGLLKSELLYLQKFSSIDHFRKELEEYIDYYNNKRIKKYLNNMSPVQYRTHAI; encoded by the coding sequence ATTGCAGGCCTTAGTCGAGGAGCGCATTGTCCGCGAGAGCGGGAAAGAGCCCAAGCCATCGAAGGACTAAGGCCGCAGTGCCGGCTTTCAGTATTGCTCAAAGCCGCAGGGATGGCGCGAAGCACATTTTATTATCACTTCAGAAAATCAAAACAACCCGATAAATATGCTCGCGAAAAAGAGAGTATTATAAGGTTATATCACGAACATAAGGGGCGTTATGGTTATCGGCGCATTACCGTTGAAATGAATAAGATCGGATATGCGATAAATCACAAAACCGTACTTAAGCTGATGAATATTTGCGGGATAAAAAGTCAGGTCAGGCTCCGTAAATACTGTTCATACAAAGGACAGATCGGACGGATAGCGCCCAATCTTCTGCAACGCGACTTTGCAGCCGAAAAACCGAATCAGAAGTGGGTTACTGACCTTACGGAATTTTCGGTTTGCGGCGTAAAGTTATATCTATCGCCGATTATGGACTTATATAACCGGGAGATTATTAGCTATAAAATAGCTGAACGCCCTAACTTTATGCAGATCATGAAGATGCTGGACGATGCGTTTGCCAGAATACCGGATTCTCCGGGTATTGTCTTGCATTCCGACCAGGGCTGGCAGTATCAGATGAAGCAGTATCAGCTCCGTTTAAGACAGAAAGGTATTACACAGAGCATGTCGCGCAAGGGTAACTGTCTGGATAACGCTGCTATGGAAAGTTTCTTTGGATTATTGAAGTCCGAATTATTATATTTGCAAAAATTCTCATCCATAGACCATTTCCGAAAAGAATTGGAAGAATATATCGACTACTACAATAACAAGCGGATAAAGAAATACTTAAACAACATGAGCCCGGTACAATACCGAACTCATGCCATCTAA